The following proteins are encoded in a genomic region of Pyrus communis chromosome 11, drPyrComm1.1, whole genome shotgun sequence:
- the LOC137707470 gene encoding protein MANNAN SYNTHESIS-RELATED 1-like isoform X1, translated as MGVDLRQVVAGILTLAMFVMLGNMIKRDHFDSVEEKFPGGGGRDTLETSKYSKEGLVSFAKKNGGPWKDDGEELKQCWSKPSADDVEQTEGYVLFSLTNGPEYHVSQVADAVVVARYLGATLVLPDIRGTNPGDERNFDEIYDAEKFISSLDGVVRVVKERPSKLSTRNLAAVKVPNRVTEDYIVEHVEPIYRSKGNIRLATYFPSVNMKKTEGKSSSDSVACLGMFGTLELQQEISEVVESMVERLKTLSRKSDGQFVAVDLRVDILEKKGCQGGDETGTKSCYNAQEIALFLRKLGFAKDTTIYLTESKWDSSLDALKDIFPKTYIKDGIIPADKKSKYLDSKGSEFEKIIDFYVCAQSDVFVPAISGLFYANVAGKRIASSKTQILVPADIPDASASASKFITHYVSKKNHLAYSCYC; from the exons atgggtgtGGATTTGAGGCAGGTAGTGGCAGGAATACTTACACTGGCGATGTTTGTGATGCTTGGGAACATGATTAAGAGAGACCATTTTGATTCTGTTGAA GAGAAGTTTcctggaggaggaggaagagataCCTTAGAAACTTCCAAGTATTCAAAGGAGGGCCTCGTTAGCTTTGCTAAAAAGAATGGCGGGCCTTGGAAAGATGATGGCGAGGAGCTAAAACAGTGTTGGTCTAAGCCATCTG CAGATGATGTAGAGCAGACGGAGGGGTACGTCCTGTTCTCATTAACAAATGGCCCTGAATACCATGTTTCACAG GTCGCAGATGCCGTTGTTGTGGCAAGGTATCTTGGGGCAACTCTTGTACTTCCTGATATTAGAGGGACCAACCCAGGGGATGAGAG GAACTTTGATGAGATTTATGATGCTGAGAAGTTTATAAGTAGCCTGGATGGTGTGGTCAGAGTAGTAAAAGAACGACCCAGTAAATTATCCACAAGGAATCTTGCCGCTGTTAAGGTTCCCAATCGGGTTACAGAAGATTACATTGTTGAACATGTGGAACCAATTTATAGATCGAAGGGCAACATAAGGCTGGCTACTTACTTTCCTTCAGTTAATATGAAGAAGACAGAAGGAAAGAGTTCTAGCGATTCAGTTGCATGTTTGGGGATGTTCGGAACATTAGAGTTGCAACAAGAGATTAGTGAAGTGGTTGAATCAATGGTTGAGCGTCTGAAAACTTTGAGCCGCAAGTCAGATGGCCAATTTGTAGCAGTGGACTTGAGGGTTGACATATTGGAGAAGAAAGGCTGCCAAGGAGGAGATGAAACCGGAACAAAAAGTTGCTATAACGCACAAGAGATTGCTTTATTCCTGAGGAAACTTGGATTCGCAAAGGATACCACAATCTATCTGACCGAATCAAAATGGGACAGCAGTCTCGATGCTCTTAAAGACATCTTCCCGAAAACTTATATAAAG GATGGCATTATCCCAGCAGACAAGAAGTCAAAGTACCTGGATTCCAAGGGGTCTGAATTCGAGAAGATCATTGACTTCTACGTGTGCGCGCAAAGTGATGTATTTGTACCAGCCATTTCAGGCTTGTTCTATGCAAATGTGGCAGGTAAGAGAATTGCTTCCAGTAAAACTCAAATACTTGTCCCAGCTGACATCCCCGACGCCTCTGCATCTGCCTCCAAATTCATCACACATTATGTCTCGAAGAAGAACCATTTGGCGTATTCATGCTACTGTTAA
- the LOC137707470 gene encoding protein MANNAN SYNTHESIS-RELATED 1-like isoform X2 translates to MGVDLRQVVAGILTLAMFVMLGNMIKRDHFDSVEEKFPGGGGRDTLETSKYSKEGLVSFAKKNGGPWKDDGEELKQCWSKPSDDVEQTEGYVLFSLTNGPEYHVSQVADAVVVARYLGATLVLPDIRGTNPGDERNFDEIYDAEKFISSLDGVVRVVKERPSKLSTRNLAAVKVPNRVTEDYIVEHVEPIYRSKGNIRLATYFPSVNMKKTEGKSSSDSVACLGMFGTLELQQEISEVVESMVERLKTLSRKSDGQFVAVDLRVDILEKKGCQGGDETGTKSCYNAQEIALFLRKLGFAKDTTIYLTESKWDSSLDALKDIFPKTYIKDGIIPADKKSKYLDSKGSEFEKIIDFYVCAQSDVFVPAISGLFYANVAGKRIASSKTQILVPADIPDASASASKFITHYVSKKNHLAYSCYC, encoded by the exons atgggtgtGGATTTGAGGCAGGTAGTGGCAGGAATACTTACACTGGCGATGTTTGTGATGCTTGGGAACATGATTAAGAGAGACCATTTTGATTCTGTTGAA GAGAAGTTTcctggaggaggaggaagagataCCTTAGAAACTTCCAAGTATTCAAAGGAGGGCCTCGTTAGCTTTGCTAAAAAGAATGGCGGGCCTTGGAAAGATGATGGCGAGGAGCTAAAACAGTGTTGGTCTAAGCCATCTG ATGATGTAGAGCAGACGGAGGGGTACGTCCTGTTCTCATTAACAAATGGCCCTGAATACCATGTTTCACAG GTCGCAGATGCCGTTGTTGTGGCAAGGTATCTTGGGGCAACTCTTGTACTTCCTGATATTAGAGGGACCAACCCAGGGGATGAGAG GAACTTTGATGAGATTTATGATGCTGAGAAGTTTATAAGTAGCCTGGATGGTGTGGTCAGAGTAGTAAAAGAACGACCCAGTAAATTATCCACAAGGAATCTTGCCGCTGTTAAGGTTCCCAATCGGGTTACAGAAGATTACATTGTTGAACATGTGGAACCAATTTATAGATCGAAGGGCAACATAAGGCTGGCTACTTACTTTCCTTCAGTTAATATGAAGAAGACAGAAGGAAAGAGTTCTAGCGATTCAGTTGCATGTTTGGGGATGTTCGGAACATTAGAGTTGCAACAAGAGATTAGTGAAGTGGTTGAATCAATGGTTGAGCGTCTGAAAACTTTGAGCCGCAAGTCAGATGGCCAATTTGTAGCAGTGGACTTGAGGGTTGACATATTGGAGAAGAAAGGCTGCCAAGGAGGAGATGAAACCGGAACAAAAAGTTGCTATAACGCACAAGAGATTGCTTTATTCCTGAGGAAACTTGGATTCGCAAAGGATACCACAATCTATCTGACCGAATCAAAATGGGACAGCAGTCTCGATGCTCTTAAAGACATCTTCCCGAAAACTTATATAAAG GATGGCATTATCCCAGCAGACAAGAAGTCAAAGTACCTGGATTCCAAGGGGTCTGAATTCGAGAAGATCATTGACTTCTACGTGTGCGCGCAAAGTGATGTATTTGTACCAGCCATTTCAGGCTTGTTCTATGCAAATGTGGCAGGTAAGAGAATTGCTTCCAGTAAAACTCAAATACTTGTCCCAGCTGACATCCCCGACGCCTCTGCATCTGCCTCCAAATTCATCACACATTATGTCTCGAAGAAGAACCATTTGGCGTATTCATGCTACTGTTAA